A portion of the Rhodanobacter sp. AS-Z3 genome contains these proteins:
- a CDS encoding PelD GGDEF domain-containing protein has protein sequence MDPQRSVILKKSIESVALPLLMLALLYLWGDVRFNYPWWWLAPLAIALRYGLAYGIGAGLVVVFGNFAEIWLLGLTREQPGGEIIGGLIATYLAGLYTTHAQSRLVEANSSLEYLEQRLESLTRVFYVTRLSHSRLEENLLTKSYDLRSALDAIARELATFGPIKERLPQAPLQHVLQLLAYYGRLGTCGVYQVIDNRVSPEPLAFHGLRFSLELADPLITCVVENQRLAYYSVDQILAGETSAYRVVLPMTAADDTMLAVVVVQDLPLLAVEEENLLTLAAMTAFMADAMRAGQLSHAVRQVVPTCPVEFALEWFRLGHLRHVAGVHSSWVLLLPGAQAAADVVDTVLATRRGLDQYWRSPLASAQSGLLILLALSGEGPTQGFLQRINTMCREQLGGDLQQLGWVVQLGQVERGSGAELLQLIEPEG, from the coding sequence ATGGACCCGCAGCGCTCGGTCATCCTCAAGAAGTCGATCGAATCGGTGGCTTTGCCGCTGCTGATGTTGGCCTTGCTGTACCTGTGGGGCGACGTGCGCTTCAACTATCCCTGGTGGTGGCTGGCGCCGTTGGCGATCGCGCTGCGCTACGGCCTGGCCTATGGCATCGGCGCCGGCCTGGTCGTCGTGTTCGGCAACTTCGCCGAAATCTGGTTGCTTGGACTGACCCGCGAACAGCCCGGTGGCGAGATCATTGGCGGCTTGATAGCCACCTATCTGGCCGGCCTGTACACCACCCATGCGCAAAGCCGTCTGGTCGAAGCCAATTCGAGTCTGGAATACCTTGAGCAACGACTGGAGTCGCTGACGCGCGTGTTCTACGTGACGCGCCTTTCGCACAGCCGGCTGGAAGAGAATCTGTTGACCAAATCGTACGACCTGCGCAGCGCGCTGGACGCGATTGCGCGCGAGCTGGCGACGTTCGGGCCGATCAAGGAGCGGCTGCCCCAGGCACCGCTGCAACATGTGCTGCAATTGCTGGCGTACTACGGCCGGCTGGGGACCTGCGGCGTGTATCAGGTGATAGACAATCGGGTCAGCCCTGAGCCGTTGGCCTTCCACGGCCTGCGCTTCAGCCTGGAGCTCGCCGACCCGCTGATCACTTGCGTGGTCGAAAACCAGCGCCTTGCCTACTATTCGGTCGATCAGATCCTTGCCGGCGAAACATCGGCCTACCGCGTGGTGCTGCCGATGACAGCGGCCGACGACACCATGCTCGCCGTGGTGGTAGTGCAAGACCTGCCGCTGCTGGCAGTGGAGGAAGAGAATCTGCTGACGCTGGCGGCGATGACTGCCTTCATGGCCGACGCGATGCGTGCTGGCCAACTCAGCCACGCCGTGCGACAGGTGGTACCAACCTGTCCGGTCGAGTTTGCGCTGGAGTGGTTCCGCCTAGGACATTTGCGCCACGTGGCGGGCGTGCACTCGTCGTGGGTGCTTTTGCTGCCCGGCGCGCAAGCAGCGGCCGACGTGGTCGACACCGTGCTCGCTACCCGGCGCGGTCTGGACCAGTACTGGCGCTCGCCACTGGCCTCGGCGCAATCGGGGTTGTTGATTTTGCTGGCGCTCTCTGGTGAAGGCCCGACCCAAGGCTTTCTGCAACGGATCAACACGATGTGTCGGGAGCAACTGGGCGGCGACCTGCAGCAGTTGGGCTGGGTCGTCCAGCTCGGCCAGGTCGAGCGCGGCAGCGGGGCCGAATTGTTGCAGTTGATCGAGCCGGAGGGCTGA
- the pelF gene encoding GT4 family glycosyltransferase PelF yields MTDAFAVDILLLLEGTYPYVKGGVSSWVHEIIRGMPQFRFGIVFLGSRESDYAGWRYELPTNVAFVQSHFLFDAVSTPPKLPCRRDRGPSPTIEAALREFHEKLQTACPDIPSSRQLADPASPVGHGMFLDSDSAWQYLTERYETSALAESFVDYFWTVRNLHAPLWILGQIAAKVPPARLFFSPSTGYAGLLGAMCSQQGNAPYVLMEHGIYTRERRIDMMKAEWIRDHRNFLQTDQGEISHLRSLWVQFFETASRQSYSKANPVISLFDRARRQQIADGADEARTRIIPNGVEIERFRGLRRALDAPVPQVMALIGRVVPIKDIKNFIRAAAIAGQKLPHLQAWIIGPTEEDPPYADECRELVQSLGLENIVQFLGFRRVEDVLPGIGVNVLSSVSEGLPLSVLEGFAAGIPAVTTDVGACREMLEGSGRDDDVSGVAGGVAGLADPDGLASHIVSLLSDPQRYREAVETAIARVEKRYDRLTMLATFERIFREAMD; encoded by the coding sequence ATGACCGATGCCTTCGCGGTCGACATTCTGCTGCTGCTTGAGGGCACCTATCCTTACGTCAAGGGCGGCGTGTCGTCGTGGGTACACGAAATCATCCGCGGCATGCCGCAGTTCCGCTTTGGCATCGTGTTTCTGGGCTCGCGCGAGTCGGACTACGCGGGTTGGCGCTACGAATTGCCGACTAATGTCGCCTTCGTGCAAAGCCATTTCCTGTTCGATGCAGTGAGCACGCCGCCAAAGCTTCCGTGCCGGCGCGATCGAGGCCCAAGCCCGACGATCGAAGCGGCACTACGCGAGTTTCATGAGAAGCTGCAGACCGCTTGCCCAGATATCCCCAGCAGCCGGCAACTGGCCGATCCGGCCAGTCCGGTCGGCCATGGCATGTTTCTGGACAGCGACAGCGCGTGGCAGTACCTGACTGAGCGCTACGAGACCTCCGCGCTGGCCGAATCCTTCGTTGACTATTTCTGGACCGTGCGTAACCTGCACGCGCCGTTGTGGATACTCGGGCAGATCGCCGCCAAGGTGCCGCCGGCACGACTTTTTTTCTCGCCATCGACCGGCTACGCCGGTTTGCTCGGCGCGATGTGTTCCCAACAGGGCAACGCACCCTATGTGTTGATGGAACACGGCATCTACACGCGCGAGCGACGCATTGACATGATGAAGGCGGAATGGATCCGCGATCACCGCAATTTTCTGCAGACCGATCAGGGGGAGATCAGCCACCTGCGCTCGCTGTGGGTGCAGTTTTTCGAGACCGCCAGCCGCCAGTCCTACAGCAAGGCCAATCCGGTGATCAGCCTGTTCGACCGCGCTCGACGCCAACAAATCGCCGATGGTGCGGACGAAGCGCGCACCCGAATCATCCCCAATGGAGTCGAGATCGAGCGTTTCCGCGGACTTCGGCGAGCGTTGGACGCACCGGTGCCGCAAGTGATGGCACTGATTGGCAGGGTCGTGCCGATCAAGGACATCAAGAACTTCATCCGCGCCGCGGCCATTGCCGGGCAGAAGCTGCCGCATTTGCAGGCGTGGATTATCGGTCCGACTGAAGAGGATCCGCCGTATGCCGATGAATGTCGCGAGCTGGTGCAGTCGCTCGGCCTCGAAAACATCGTGCAGTTTCTCGGCTTCCGTCGGGTCGAGGATGTGCTGCCCGGGATTGGCGTGAACGTGCTCAGTTCAGTGAGCGAAGGGCTGCCGCTGTCGGTACTGGAAGGCTTTGCCGCGGGCATCCCCGCGGTCACCACCGATGTCGGTGCGTGTCGCGAGATGCTCGAGGGCAGCGGTCGCGACGACGATGTTTCCGGTGTCGCTGGCGGGGTCGCCGGTCTCGCCGACCCTGATGGGCTGGCCAGCCACATCGTCAGTCTGCTGAGCGATCCGCAACGCTATCGCGAGGCGGTGGAAACCGC